ATATTCGCGATGAAGATTTAATGGAACGAATTTGACAATATTAAAGTACCGTGTCTCTCGATGAAACGCGTGAATAAATCATGAATAGAATATAGAATTCGCAGTTTAAagtttgtggaaaaaaattggaagaatTCGAAAAGCGGTAACGAGATTTTTAACAATCGTAGTCACGTACTAAAAGTAAACAATCCATCGATCACACACGGGACGCCGGCTTCTTTGTTGTGTTTATGGAATCGAAACTTCGCTGGCATACCCAAAGTAAAATAGAATAAGAATCTATTAACGTGTAATTCAAAGAGAAGATCCACCTTCGAGAACGAAATCTGCAATAATGCAGGGCACTATTATCGAAAATCTAAGTGGCAAGAAGCTATCCGTCCTTGTATCGCTCCTTGTAATCGGCCAAATTATATGCTTCCTGATTGGCGGTTTGATAGGTAAGAATTCGAAGAACAATTTTGTTGTCAGCAGATTCGAATTCActatgagaaaagaaaaataagctCCAATCTCTGTCAATTCCTGCCATCCGAAtatacgaggagaaaaaagtgTAGTACTCAAATCCTTTGTGTTATTAACATCGTTTTATAGCTCCGACACCGGCGAGCAGTCAAAATATTCTCGGAACACTGTGCAAAGACATCAGGGTAAACGGTTCTGAGCCAGGCGGAGGAAAATGGTTTTACCCCCGCGGAGAAGGAGCATGTACTTTGCCGGACAAAGGCAACTTCGATTTGGATGATCATTATCTAGCTCATCAAGTCGTTTACGCGTTTCAGGTAACTTcgtaaagaattgaaataaattctaatCGACAAGATCAATCGTTATGCTTTCGCAGCTCTAAAATAATGAAGATCGGAAGACGATAAAcacgaatttcaattttctttttaaacttTAAAGACCAGAGTAATTCAAATCTTATTGAACTTTTCTTACAGATGCCGATACCGCGAAATAACAGGCAGCTTGATTACTCAAGATGGCAACAAAACTTAATAGGAGTCTTACAAGTCGATATTATGTATCACAGCCAGATGGAAATCGGTACAGATCATTATTCTAAAGcataaaaaagaatgaaagatcGGAACACAGTATTCATCTATCTTCCTTGCTCTCCATGTTTTACCACCTACTACTCTCACTCTATGTTCGCGCAACTTGTGCATTAATGATCTTTCTCTTTTACCTAGTTCCGGGAACAAGGATTACCCTAGATGCAAAACTCGCTTATCGAAACAAGGGAGATCCGGACTATGCTTGGAAGCCGTACGCGGCCTCTATAGAGGAGCGTCCGTTGGATTGCACAATCGATCTTGTAAGTTGTTCGACAAgaatggagaaaaagagatTCTCTGCTATCGCTGTTTCGTTTCTCTAATACCTGTTAtattgtattttgtattttagaaAACAGACgactatatatataattgtagCGTTGTGCCTCTGTTTGAGCTGGGATCGTTATTCCATGACTATTATCTCCTCAACGTTCGCTTGCCTGCCGACACAGACAGGAATATCAACCAAGGCTTGGGCCATGTAACCGACTTATTGCTTACGGTAAtgttattctttattttcatatcgttTCTTGTTACGAttttatcgtgaaaaaaaaattacgttgtTCCATCCAATGACACGCTCGCCTCTTGTATCCAGGTCATAAACCAGAACGGAGGATTCACAAAAGTATGGGTCAGCCTCAAGACAATTTTCTTCCCAATAATAGTGTGCGTTCTTGCATGGTATTGGAGAAGAGTTCACATGCTTTCTAGATCTCCCGATTTATTGGAATACATGTTGTTGGTGCTTGGTTCTGCGCTAACGTTTTTGAACAGTAAGAATCACACGCTGTTCCTAATCCAAATGTTTCTGAGCCTTCTTTCTACTGCAAAAATGGATTTATTTATGCTCTCATTTCTTGCTCACTATCTTGCGAATTTCTAGTGCCACTAGAGTATTTGACACTCGCCTATGACATGCCGTTCATGCTTCTACTCGGCGACATCAGACAAGGAGTATTTTACGCTAACCTTCTATCGTTTTGGCTCATTTTTGCGGGAGAACATTTGATggtgagaaattttctttcaatgcTGTATATTCTAAATACCCGTTTATCCCGAGACAAGAATTCTCAGGGAATTTAATGGGACTGCGTCACAATAGTattctcataatttttacacatttttagCCATAATGGCTTTTATTATGAGTTTTAgataattgtatattttttctattcatgtCGTGGCCGGCCGCCCTTGCAGATCCAGGTGAGGACATAGATCTTTTCTAAATTGAAGTATCATGGGAATGACCAGCGTGttataaatgtgaaaattctTGCAGGATAGCGGACAGCGCAACTCTCTTAAATGTTACTGGCGTCATCTTTCGGCAGTGGGTGTAGGCTGCCTCTCTTTGTTTGTGTTTGACATGTGCGAACGGGGAATACAATTGAGGAATCCATTTTATTCGATTTGGGTAACAGACATCGGAACAAAGCTGGCTGTATCCTTTGAAAAATACTACATATTTACGAAGATTTGCAAATTCGCGGACTCGTAAATGATCCAAGATTTACACAGTATTCCTGTTActctatttttctctatttcttttGCTTTTTCCTTAACCAGATCATCATACGGTCCTCAGTTATCGTTTATCATACTTGCTGGGATTTCCGCTGGTGTCTATTTGATGTTTTTGACTTACATGATATGGAAAGTCTTCACGAATATTAGTATAAAGCGTGCTACTCTGCCTAGCATGAGCGCAGCCAGGCGTTTACATTACGAAGGAGTTATTTACCGCTTCAAATTTCTCATGATAGCTACACTGTTGTGCGCGACTTTAACAGTTGTTGGATTTATTCTCGGACAGGTATATTAAGActttgtttcattcaaatgcTTTCAACTGTACGCCACAGTAAGTTATGATGGTATATCACAATTTCTCATCTTAGATGGCTGAAGGCCAATGGAAATGGGATGAGGACTTGGAGCTGGAAGTGACTTCGGCTTTCCTTACAGGCGTTTACGGAATGTGGAATAATTACATCTTGGCACTACTAGTCCTCTACGCACCATCGCATAAGCAGTGGCCGATCGAAACATCTGGTCAGTAAATGGTGAATgtgtacgaaaaatatttcgaatccaattttaacaaaaccaattgcaaaattaatttaaacattatcttgttgagaaaaagagagaatttcaaaattcgcgGAATTTGTGGAAATAATGGGTAGctaaaattgtataataaccATCACTAACCGTacgatttttatgattttatatttttcagacAGTATTGGCGAGGAGATAGAATTCTCTCGCTTACCGACAGACCCTAACGAGATGTTGTCTCTGACGGCATTTGCCGGTAAAACAGCTGTCGAGTAGAGAAACAACGTTACGctaaattttacaatttcaactcatattttattaattattcgaGAACAAAAGATTTGATTAATTTACTTGAGTTCTCCTAGCTTTATTTTATTGACTGTGACACTAATCCCGGTGTTACTAATTTTGCGGAAGTGCAGGAAAAAAATCCTAGTCTACTTTCACAGCCGCTTTGGTCTCTGAATATTCAAAGTGCCCGTTTTATTCGGTTCCGTTACTCTCATGAATTTAGCTTGCATTATTTGGAACAAATATCTTCATAATTAAAATGACTAGGAGTGTCAAACCGGGGAAAATAAAACTACAGCAATTTCGCATTAGCATACTTTTACGACGTTAAAAATTATGCCCAATGTTTATACAGTTTTCTGTCTCCATATTATAAACATACACTGATTAGTTCGATTGATATAAGCGATAATATTCCTCCACTGTCGATATAGCAAtagtatttattaaaaatagtcGTGATAATTGTCTAATTAGTAGGGAATATATATTCGAGTAGAAACACGGCGAGGTCTAAACGATAAAgacaattaataaaaattttctagaaTCTTCTCTGTAAgtgcaaaattttctttttttttctttttttttatttttaccagcGTTAAACTCCAAAACACAGAAAAGTTGAATTGACCGATTAATTCATTAAGCTTGATACTTAAGATTTTGAGGAAAATCAttgtttctttcctttttataCATCAGTATTATTGGgcatttattatcattacttaATTATTGACCTCGACCAAGTAAAATGCATTTATCCAGAAATGTAGACTTAATATTTATCAGTATTCAAAGTTCGTTTGTAAGTCAAGCATCGCGGCTGATCTGCTTAATGTTGTAagtttttacttatttttctcttttattttgtGGTTCCTGTTATTTCTTAATCACACCTTAGGCCCTGCAATTAAAGTATCTTGGAGATTCCTaaatttatctttctttctattcTTATTACGTACAATTAGGTAATTGAGAGAGGAGCAGctgtattttaaataattttttcatgtttaacatttttatttgtcaataTACCAAGTAAGCTCATGTTTGATGTTCCTTTACTTTAAAATCCCGAAATTATTACTATTGATATCTAAATATGTGTTAGCTTTTACCACGACAAAATGTAATAACGAAGATATCCTAATTCCTTTGTTTTGGAATAATGTATAACTAGCGTTAGTGATTGTCGTAAAATAGTATGAACATCGCTCagtacatacatgtattaaaaattttttataaatgtaaCTACAACTTTTATATGTTCATATCTTTAGAATAAAAGTATTAATGAACCATTAATCATTCAATACTTCAAATCAACATCTAAGCTCCttactaaaaatttattatgaaataatttcaatcaattgcTATCCGATCCATTTTCCTTCGATGTCATTTGGTGAATTCACTTCTTTAATAGGCTGGGATTTAATGCAAAaaagtagcagcagcagcaattCACTGAAGGTTACTAGCACTTTCAGCGCAAGTTTTTGCTGCTTGAAGTTCATTTATCCGAACAGCAGAGCAGCAAACGCAAAACTTTCGCAAACATTTAAATGAGCAAATGACTGCTGCCGCGTCAAATCACTAGAGAGAGGTTAGTAACATCTAGTAAGTTACCAAACTGCTACTGCCTTTTGCTGCCAATGAAATCCCACCTCAATAGTGAGATTCTGATTTGGTTCCAAAATCTTGAAGATTTACGCGCGCGACTTGGAAGATATCGCCGATTACCCAGAATTCGTTCATGACGTGAGAAAATAAGGCGTAGAAGGCAGGTGTAAATGAAGTCCGCTTTGACAATGTGGAAACATTTGTTACTAACTACCAAAGCTTCAAGAATGTACTGCATGCGAGACTCACTCACCTCCCGATTCGAGGACGAGCATTTCGGCTGTGATACGAATCCATCCTGTTCGGAACTTTGTTCAATCACTATAGTTTATGCAATGTTTATGATACACGCAACACGGATAAGTTTATAGCACGATTAACAAAGCACACTTcacgaaaaaatatgaatggTACACCTACTTACGTAGGTCGAATCACTTCACGTCACAGgctttataaaattttatgaagctaattaattttcactacGAAGCACGAGATGTTAAACTCgaaatattactattattaaaaaaaaataatacacaatTTAAACAGCACGAACTGAAGGAACGCACGAAAACAATACCAACTGCAAAAAATTAGCATCGACAAACAAACCCGCGCAATGCATGACATGTAACCACTATTCACTTTTTTATGCTCCTATTAATTATTGTCACTGTGATAAAGAAATGCTACGTAACAGACTGTTGTGTAAAGGAATACACGGCCACTGCAAAACTTTAAATCTACTCGCCACGATGACGACAACCGACAAAGACGCTATTAATTGTATTTAAACGGCTCGACAGCCTGAAGCACTGCACTGTAAAATGAAACGAGCGGCGTGTCGGGAGAAAGGTGACCTTACTTGTCGACGGTCAAGATGGGTCTAGGTCTAGGTCCTAGGATCTGGAGTTTTCACTGCGAGGCGCGTGAAACGTTGGAACACACGCACACATTCGCGTTCACGTGCTAGCGTGCGTCTAATCGTTGGACTCGGACTCGCACACAATCACTACGACAAAATGTCCGCCTCGCGTCCCTATATTGTCTGATCATAAACTGTAAACATCACATGTAGCGCTACGCCACGAAGTCGGCTAACTACTTcgttacttatttttttctcaacaattttTGCATCGTAGATAAAAATGCTGTTCAAAACCCACATTTCGTTGTGTCGTATTACTGCAGAATTGTTGGAAATGTCTCCTGCGATGTTAGAAAGTAGTCCGACGATCTTGGTACAAATGGAACTAAAATAGCTggtatttcaaataaaaaattggtatacTCGTACGGCGGTTAGTAATGTTCGTTTATGCCTGGGACTTTCGGCtacttgttttcggtccgaaacaaaatcaCAGATTTATAGAGATAGACTGTACATGGTACGAGATcctaaaaaattatacatacgtataccgAGAAATTGGTACGTATAACATCGCTGCGTCCTTCTCTCGCCCCCGCGTTATCGACGAGATCTGTCTTTTTTGCGCTAAATCTTCAGTACCGATAGTAACGAAGTTATCGACACTGGCTACCGATGACAATCATGATATGCATCAGATAAATCTTTTCGTTGGCAGCATTGGCCAGCAAcggtttttgaatttgaagtaTTGCATATGGCGATACGTTCTAGTAAACGAGTTGACGGTTAAATGTCGCGGAATGGATTGTACTTGTTTTGATGATATTCAGGTCCGAATGTGATAGATTGTGAAAAGTTTTCGGTCTCACCTTCACTCACATACCAATGATCGCACATAACCAGCAACGAATTCACACCAATCCCCGTATATTCGTCGTTTGAAGAGGTAAGATTTACAGCCACTTGATTACCTCTGTTGCAATCACTTGACTCGATAATTATCAATGGTGAAAACaatcaaaagtaaaaaattgtacttcgATCTGTCGCAGCTCTCTTTTAGTCTATAAATATTACTTTCCTACAAGAATAACTTTTCGCTCAACGATAGCAAACCTTGATTTGCATGTACGATACAGCGATGTTTACTGTAACAACAAAACTACGTCCCTGCTATGGGTACattaatttcgaataaaaGCGGTTATTGAAAAACCAGttattcaacaaaaatttgacaatgaaACTTTGTATCATTTTTCAGATGGAGGATACTCTGGCATCGATTAAACCCCCAAGTGATGATTCGATGGACGCGCGACTGTCCTTTTTGGATGGTCGCGACCCTAGCATCGTGGCATACGGGCAAGCCAGGATTCCGGCAGCTgatactaaaaaaaatctagaGTCTCTTTTCGAGGATGAAGAGCTTGATTCGCGAGTGCTCTCATCCTCTGCCCCATCATTGTCTCTCTTGGGCGACACAATCAAAGTTTACCTGAGACTTAGACCATTTCCTGCTAAAATGCGACCGACCAAGCAACAGGAGGAAGcttatgaaataataaattccaCTACTTTGCTAACAAGACTGCCAAAACTGGATTCGAATACTAGTTCACTTAAAAGACCCAAGGAAAATGAAACAGTATTGAGAAAATTCACATTCACACAAACTTTTGGACCAGAAACAACACAGCTCCAACTTTTTGATATGGGCATTAAACAACagatgaatgaatttttggcTGGGAGAAACTCCACAGTGATGAGCTATGGTAAATCCCTTCTACAACTAACTCTTATTTTTGGCAGAAgccaattttttataaaagaaCATTGTTCCaagtacattttattttttatactggta
The Neodiprion fabricii isolate iyNeoFabr1 chromosome 5, iyNeoFabr1.1, whole genome shotgun sequence genome window above contains:
- the LOC124183019 gene encoding protein wntless isoform X3 — protein: MQGTIIENLSGKKLSVLVSLLVIGQIICFLIGGLIAPTPASSQNILGTLCKDIRVNGSEPGGGKWFYPRGEGACTLPDKGNFDLDDHYLAHQVVYAFQMPIPRNNRQLDYSRWQQNLIGVLQVDIMYHSQMEIVPGTRITLDAKLAYRNKGDPDYAWKPYAASIEERPLDCTIDLKTDDYIYNCSVVPLFELGSLFHDYYLLNVRLPADTDRNINQGLGHVTDLLLTVINQNGGFTKVWVSLKTIFFPIIVCVLAWYWRRVHMLSRSPDLLEYMLLVLGSALTFLNMPLEYLTLAYDMPFMLLLGDIRQGVFYANLLSFWLIFAGEHLMIQDSGQRNSLKCYWRHLSAVGVGCLSLFVFDMCERGIQLRNPFYSIWVTDIGTKLALSFIILAGISAGVYLMFLTYMIWKVFTNISIKRATLPSMSAARRLHYEGVIYRFKFLMIATLLCATLTVVGFILGQMAEGQWKWDEDLELEVTSAFLTGVYGMWNNYILALLVLYAPSHKQWPIETSGQ
- the LOC124183019 gene encoding protein wntless isoform X2; the protein is MQGTIIENLSGKKLSVLVSLLVIGQIICFLIGGLIAPTPASSQNILGTLCKDIRVNGSEPGGGKWFYPRGEGACTLPDKGNFDLDDHYLAHQVVYAFQMPIPRNNRQLDYSRWQQNLIGVLQVDIMYHSQMEIVPGTRITLDAKLAYRNKGDPDYAWKPYAASIEERPLDCTIDLKTDDYIYNCSVVPLFELGSLFHDYYLLNVRLPADTDRNINQGLGHVTDLLLTVINQNGGFTKVWVSLKTIFFPIIVCVLAWYWRRVHMLSRSPDLLEYMLLVLGSALTFLNMPLEYLTLAYDMPFMLLLGDIRQGVFYANLLSFWLIFAGEHLMVQDSGQRNSLKCYWRHLSAVGVGCLSLFVFDMCERGIQLRNPFYSIWVTDIGTKLALSFIILAGISAGVYLMFLTYMIWKVFTNISIKRATLPSMSAARRLHYEGVIYRFKFLMIATLLCATLTVVGFILGQMAEGQWKWDEDLELEVTSAFLTGVYGMWNNYILALLVLYAPSHKQWPIETSDSIGEEIEFSRLPTDPNEMLSLTAFAGKTAVE
- the LOC124183019 gene encoding protein wntless isoform X1; its protein translation is MQGTIIENLSGKKLSVLVSLLVIGQIICFLIGGLIAPTPASSQNILGTLCKDIRVNGSEPGGGKWFYPRGEGACTLPDKGNFDLDDHYLAHQVVYAFQMPIPRNNRQLDYSRWQQNLIGVLQVDIMYHSQMEIVPGTRITLDAKLAYRNKGDPDYAWKPYAASIEERPLDCTIDLKTDDYIYNCSVVPLFELGSLFHDYYLLNVRLPADTDRNINQGLGHVTDLLLTVINQNGGFTKVWVSLKTIFFPIIVCVLAWYWRRVHMLSRSPDLLEYMLLVLGSALTFLNMPLEYLTLAYDMPFMLLLGDIRQGVFYANLLSFWLIFAGEHLMIQDSGQRNSLKCYWRHLSAVGVGCLSLFVFDMCERGIQLRNPFYSIWVTDIGTKLALSFIILAGISAGVYLMFLTYMIWKVFTNISIKRATLPSMSAARRLHYEGVIYRFKFLMIATLLCATLTVVGFILGQMAEGQWKWDEDLELEVTSAFLTGVYGMWNNYILALLVLYAPSHKQWPIETSDSIGEEIEFSRLPTDPNEMLSLTAFAGKTAVE